The Methanohalophilus portucalensis DNA window CTACTGGAACTGGTAAAACAAGAGTAGCAATGGCAGGATGTGATGGTCTCATCCAGTCCAGATATGTTCAGAATATTTTATTTGTGGCAGATCGTTCAGTACTGGTAACGCAGGCAAATACACAGGGATTCCAGAAATTCTTTACTGAGCCGATAGCAGATCTACGGAATGGATTTACCAATTCATCCAGATTATACACCTCGACCGTTCAAACACTTATGACAGAGCCAGATGGTGCTGATGTCAGGATGTACCAGAAGTTCAGTCCTGGATTTTTTGATCTTATTATATATGACGAAGCTCACCGATCCTTTTATGACAAAAATAATGTTGTAATGGAGTATTTCGATTCAATGAAACTGGGTCTGACTGCTACACCAAAATCAAATGAATCCAAGAATACATATCAACTGTTTGGATGTGATATTGGTGTACCTACTGCAGAATATCCTTATGAAGATGCGGTTTATGATGGTGTTCTAGTACCCTACAGCACAAAGGTAGTGGAAACAGAAGTATTGACAAAAGGTATTGATGGTAGTGGGTTATCAGAAGAACTCAAAGATCAACTTCGAAGACAGGAAGAAAATCCCGATGATTTGAAATTTGAAGGGAACGAATTTGATTTCATTTTCATGGACAATGAAACCAATAAGCTAATTATTCAAACTTTCCTGGATACATGTTATAAATCCGACGACGGTCTGCCCTCTAAAACAATCTTCTTCTGTGCAAGTATTGATCATGCCGACCATATGAAGAAAATGTTTGACGAAGTGGCACCCAAAATTGGAAGATATGTTGAGGTAATTACTTCCGATAAGTATCGTTATGAAGATGAAGTAGGTAGGTTTAAGACAAAATCAGATCCAAGGATTGCTCTTTCCGTTGGTGTACTTGACACAGGTGTAGATATCCCTGAAATATGTAATCTTGTTTTCATAAAATCAGTTCGTTCAAGTGTACGTTTCTGGCAGATGTTTGGTAGAGGAACACGTAATCAGGAATCATGTAATCATCTTGAATGGTTACCAAATAGAGAAAAGAACAATTTTTTCATTCTGGATTTCAAAGTTGGCGATCATTCAAACGTTGAATATCATCTTGGAGGCCAGTCCGAAGATAAAGAACGAAAACGTATTGGTCTGCCTGAACAGATTTTCATTAAAAGAGTGGCTCTACTGACCAAGGATCTCAACAAGGAGCAACAGGAAATTATTGGGACGCATGTAATCGAGACGGTCAATAGTCTTGATACTAATTCCCACATAGTCAGGAAAAAACTACCAGCAATTGAAAAGATCAAGAAATCCAGTCCATTTGAACTTTCTCAATACATTAGTGATCTGAATAGTGAAATTGTACCACTGATAATGTACAATAGTGGAAATGATCCCAATATAATGCGTTTCATCCTCGAAATTGAAGAGTTGTATATACACATCTTGAATGAAGATAGGGAAGCAATCAAGGAGTTGAAGAACTACTTCGAAATATATGCAACCAATATACTTCAGAAGGATAATCTCCAGGAAGTCAAGAACAATAAGTCCCTGATATTATCAATGTTACAGGACAAGTTCTGGGATGATCTTACTTTTGCTAGAGTTGATCAGATTGTACGTGAGTTTGCTCCACTTGTGAAATACTATGAACCCGAACGAGGTAAAAAATATCAAATCGATGCACCTGACCAAATCTTAATGGAAAAGGACATTGAGTTTGAAGTCAAGGATGATCCTGACATAGGCAATTTACTGGATCAAAATCCTATTGCAGGCAAGATTCGCCAAGGTACGGGAGTTACTTCCGCTGAAATAAAGGAACTGGAATCATTGCTTGAAGGTCTTGACAAGAGACTGACTATAGATCGTATCCAACGGCTACGTGGGATTGATTACCTTCAATTCCTGCGGGATATTCTGGAAATCGATTTTGATGACACTCCTGAAGAAGTGATCAAGACAGAGTTTGAAGCCAAGGTTCTTGATGGACATGATTATTCCACAGAACAGAAACGGCTGTTGAACGTTGCTCTGAGTCAGTTCATTATGAATAAACAAATTGAACTTTCAGATTTCAGTCATGATCCAATTGCACAATACCGTCCGCTTGATATTTTCGATGACGTAAATGAACTGGAAGAAATTGTTGATAACTTTTCTAGAATTCAGATGTACTGAAAATGGGTATAAAAGAGGGATTATTATGTCATATCAGGTGAAATCAATCTTATCTTTATTTTTTGTTTTGATGTTAATTATATCGTTGCCAATATGTGCAGCAGATCCACCAGAGGACGATTCTCCCACTGAAACTCAAACAGTTGATGATTCAACCAGTGAAAGCTATAAAGTCCTATTCGAAGAATCTCAAAATGAAACAGCATACTACAAAGAGCAGTATGAAGAATTATATGAAAATGGGTCCACGAATATTTCTAACAAATATATTACGAACATAAAAAATGAACTTACTATTGCCAATGAACAAATTACTGTACTTAATCAAAGTATAACCAAATTACAGAGCACCATTAATTATCTGTCTATTGGAATTTTCTTTACATTTGGGATTACATTAATTGAATTTTTGTATGTTCTAAGAATGAAAATAAATAATGGAAAACAATCAAATGACGATGATTCCAGTAAATAATTGATTTCCATGAACTTCGATCTTAAGTCTGTGTTTGACAATATGAAATATAGTTTTACACAGGCATTCAACAAAAAAACAATAGCAATATCCTTTATAATTCTTTTAATCATATTTTTATTACCGAAGACGAGTCTTGTAGTTTTCGATTATGTATATGGTGAAACGGTGATGGATGAAACATCTTCAATGGTTATTGGTAATTCTAGTGACCCAAATGAGATGGCTATATCAATAATGTCATGGGAATCAAGTCATTTTTATAATCCATATAGTAATTTTGATAAAGATAGTAAGTTGCAGAAATTTGGTTTATATAATTATTCTGGAAGTATCGAGGAGAGTAAATTATTTTGGCGAGATGCTCCTGTCCCATGGATAATTCATTTCGGTACTGCTAATTGTGAAGAGTATTCAAGGGTTTTTGTCGAATTAATGAGGCATAATGGAGCAGATGCCAGATTTATTCATAGTCTTGCAGGTGATCATTGTTGGGCAGAATACAAAAATGAAAATGGAAATTGGATTGTTGTTGATCCGTCATGTAATCGTGTAATTGGAACTGCTAGGTTTGAGTTTGCAAAACACTGGAACAGAGACCTATGTTACATAGAAGTCATCGATGAAAATAGCAACTGGATAGATGTATCAGACCAATATATCAATCGTTCAGATGTTTATGTAGAAATTCATGAAAATGGTAAACCCGTTGATAAATACGATCTCTACGTTTACAATCACTATTTGAAGGACACAAAAGGTGGAAAATATGACAAACCGATAATTGCAATCAGAAAGCAATCTTTCAATAAGTCAGGGATTTCTACTTTTAAGCTGGGTACAGGGAACTATACCTTTACATTGATGAATCCACATTTTCCGTTTTTCAAGTATCAATTACCCGTTAACATTACTGAAAACAAACCAAAACACCTCGTTTATAATTTGGATGAAGAACAACGCATTTATTTTTATGATGAATTTTGGATTATGCGGTTTATTTCATGTTTTAGTATAAACTAATCATTGCTAATTACGATATAAATCGAGAAAATCATACTAAGTTCATTTTAAAACAGAAAATTGGCAAAAAATGAAAAAATATGGTAAACATTGGTTTACCTAATTAATTTATATACTATTACTGCGTATCCCCATGTATGGAATACAAAACCCTGGCTACAAAGCTACGACAGGATGATTTTTCCAAGTTCAAATATATCTGCGATAAGAAGGGATTATCGCAGTCTGCATACATGCGGGAGTTGATTCTTTTTGAAATTAACAATCCGATGCATCAATTTGTTGCAGGAAAAAATGTATTTGAATACATTCCAGACAAGGACCTTTTTTCCTGGTATGTGACGACAGATCATGGGGAAAGTCATGCTGTGATTGAAAATATTTCTGCTGAATTTCTGAGAGATCTCCAGGATGCCATTAACGAAGGTATGGAACGGAGATCATCAGTCATTGGACAGATGAAAGAGGATTCTGTTGCTATTTCTGAAAAATTTATGAGGAACGATATATGAAAACTGATAGAAACCTACCTGATGGCTGGGAATGGAAGAAATTAGGTGATGTGATACATACAATATCAGCTGGTAAAAAGAAACTAAAAACTGATGAATATGAAAACACTGGTGATTTAGCCATTATAGATCAAAGTCAGAATTCAATATCTGGTTACACTAATGAAAAAAGTCGTTGTATAGAATGTGATTTACCAGTTGTAATATTTGGTGATCATACGAAAGTAGTA harbors:
- a CDS encoding transglutaminase-like domain-containing protein, which translates into the protein MDETSSMVIGNSSDPNEMAISIMSWESSHFYNPYSNFDKDSKLQKFGLYNYSGSIEESKLFWRDAPVPWIIHFGTANCEEYSRVFVELMRHNGADARFIHSLAGDHCWAEYKNENGNWIVVDPSCNRVIGTARFEFAKHWNRDLCYIEVIDENSNWIDVSDQYINRSDVYVEIHENGKPVDKYDLYVYNHYLKDTKGGKYDKPIIAIRKQSFNKSGISTFKLGTGNYTFTLMNPHFPFFKYQLPVNITENKPKHLVYNLDEEQRIYFYDEFWIMRFISCFSIN
- a CDS encoding DEAD/DEAH box helicase family protein, with amino-acid sequence MSATNDTEVETRLDLIDSELEKWWVPISKYIRTEVNTVQSDFKNCTYILDDGTYKKGDKFIDYLLLADDNSPLAIIEAKKYSKDPDKGRIQARTYAKDIEAQIGRPIPIFLTNGLKWKFIDHSGYEREVSGPFSQDDLWRRLRLYLEQKDPVQYGVNPKIVDRKKSVEIVKILNQHFSNGYRSALIQMATGTGKTRVAMAGCDGLIQSRYVQNILFVADRSVLVTQANTQGFQKFFTEPIADLRNGFTNSSRLYTSTVQTLMTEPDGADVRMYQKFSPGFFDLIIYDEAHRSFYDKNNVVMEYFDSMKLGLTATPKSNESKNTYQLFGCDIGVPTAEYPYEDAVYDGVLVPYSTKVVETEVLTKGIDGSGLSEELKDQLRRQEENPDDLKFEGNEFDFIFMDNETNKLIIQTFLDTCYKSDDGLPSKTIFFCASIDHADHMKKMFDEVAPKIGRYVEVITSDKYRYEDEVGRFKTKSDPRIALSVGVLDTGVDIPEICNLVFIKSVRSSVRFWQMFGRGTRNQESCNHLEWLPNREKNNFFILDFKVGDHSNVEYHLGGQSEDKERKRIGLPEQIFIKRVALLTKDLNKEQQEIIGTHVIETVNSLDTNSHIVRKKLPAIEKIKKSSPFELSQYISDLNSEIVPLIMYNSGNDPNIMRFILEIEELYIHILNEDREAIKELKNYFEIYATNILQKDNLQEVKNNKSLILSMLQDKFWDDLTFARVDQIVREFAPLVKYYEPERGKKYQIDAPDQILMEKDIEFEVKDDPDIGNLLDQNPIAGKIRQGTGVTSAEIKELESLLEGLDKRLTIDRIQRLRGIDYLQFLRDILEIDFDDTPEEVIKTEFEAKVLDGHDYSTEQKRLLNVALSQFIMNKQIELSDFSHDPIAQYRPLDIFDDVNELEEIVDNFSRIQMY